In Harpia harpyja isolate bHarHar1 chromosome 18, bHarHar1 primary haplotype, whole genome shotgun sequence, a single genomic region encodes these proteins:
- the MORC4 gene encoding LOW QUALITY PROTEIN: MORC family CW-type zinc finger protein 4 (The sequence of the model RefSeq protein was modified relative to this genomic sequence to represent the inferred CDS: deleted 2 bases in 2 codons; substituted 1 base at 1 genomic stop codon), whose product MHLKQHRYTDLAEAAPDLQGDNASHHSMTAKLFCIDVVELRGHLCLTFMDNKTGMTPRRLYRTLSFGFTEKAVKSGSMRLGKDAIIFTKTGRVLSVGQLSQTSMDCVHGETVIIPLVSVNQQNEKMTVTEGSVPSLEAILEHTVFNTREELLAQFSAIPGKKGTHILIGNIHRNKDGKLELDFDTDEHIWIADFLADDGEIPSTKVLHSQKMVPEFPGPEMECSLQAYCSILYLKPCMQIVLQQKKVNTQLITKSLANVEYDFYKPRFIISFLLPLDTLFPQQPQHTAGFQTNLTAGLRPSKRVKIIFGFTCKNKSHXGIMMYHNNRLIRSYEKVGCQRKGGGIGVIGIIECNFLNRAHNKEEFEEGKECQQTIAVLGQKINSYWKVKMSLPALKARGLSLGQGEVAVYHEEQRLPRDDWTPSYRELRFEPVEFGLVVTGRDATPWAGCPWESRDMLAAPDHPMSCAKWAGIDLGSGDSACSEQPFLSGVYSTLEILRLSIGFCRERPDQTGVQCEECLKWRKLPDQIDSTLLPESWFCRLYPLPRYRELDGERKRRLLSSGESVEQQCQAVWQKQKAKLARSAEEKAELTESLKNTEMHLRVLREAQVSCRGPEKEDLKRTLLPWYPSPCCIGNWVVSEDPAVVRRWNHQMNPNNCVGSVMEIRAFTTDSPLGFCPLAHRVIEKLKNLLMNVSWLLSFILTHLELQDINFELDQVDEILQTILEETNLMLE is encoded by the exons ATGCACTTGAAGCAACACAGATATACCGATCTGGCCGAGGCTGCACCGGATCTACAAGGAG ACAATGCTTCGCATCACAGCATGACAGCTAAGCTTTTCTGCATTGACGTTGTGGAGCTCAGGGGTCACCTTTGTCTAACTTTTATGGATAACAAGACAGGAATGACTCCTCGCAGACTCTACCGCACACTCAG CTTTGGGTTCACGGAGAAGGCTGTGAAGTCTGGCTCCATGCGGCTGGGGAAGGATGCCATCATCTTCACCAAGACAGGAAGGGTTCTCAGTGTAGGGCAGCTTTCCCAGACCTCCATGGACTGTGTCCATGGTGAGACAGTGATTATCCCACTGGTGTCAGTCAACCAGCAGAATG AGAAAATGACTGTTACTGAAGGCTCTGTGCCTAGCCTGGAGGCCATCCTGGAGCATACCGTCTTCAACACCAGGGAGGAGCTGCTGGCACAGTTCAGTGCCATTCCAGGCAAAAAGGGCACACATATCCTCATTGGGAACATTCACAG aaataaagatgGGAAGCTGGAGCTGGATTTTGATACGGACGAGCATATTTGGATAGCAGACTTCCTTGCAGATGATGGGGAGATTCCCAGCACAAAGGTTCTGCACTCTCAGAAGATGGTTCCAGAGTTTCCTGGCCCAGAAATGGAGTGCTCATTACAG GCATACTGCAGTATCTTGTACCTAAAGCCTTGCATGCAGATTGTCCTGCAACAGAAGAAGGTGAACACTCAGCTGATCACCAAGAGCCTGGCCAATGTTGAATATGATTTTTACAAGCCAAGATTCATCATATCCTTCCTGCTACCTCTTGACACTCTGTTCCCACAGCAGCCTCAGCACACTGCGGGGTTCCAGACCAACCTCACAGCTGGGCTTAGGCCC AGCAAAAGGGTAAAGATCATCTTTGGATTCACCTGCAAGAACAAAAGCCACTAGGGGATCATGATGTACCACAACAACCGGCTC ATCAGATCCTATGAGAAGGTGGGCTGTCAAAGGAAG GGAGGTGGTATAGGTGTGATTGGTATAATT GAATGCAACTTCCTGAATCGAGCACACAACAAAGAGGAGTTTGAAGAAGGCAAAGAGTGCCA ACAGACGATCGCTGTGCTGGGACAGAAAATCAACAGCTATTGGAAAGTGAAGATG tcTTTGCCAGCGTTAAAAGCCCGGGGGCTTTCCCTTGGCCAAGGTGAGGTGGCAGTGTACCACGAGGAGCAGAGGCTGCCGAGGGATGACTGGACTCCTTCCTATAGGGAATTGAGATTTGAACCTGTGGAATTTGGCCTGGTGGTTACTGGGAGGGATGCCACACCATGGGCTGGGTGTCCCTGGGAGAGCAGAGACATGTTGGCTGCCCCGGACCATCCCATGTCCTGTGCCAAATGGGCTGGGATTGATTTGGGGTCAGGTGACAGCGCTTGTTCTGAACAGCCTTTTTTGTCTGGTGTTTACTCCACGCTTGAAATACTCAGACTGAGCATTGGTTTTTGCAGAGAGAGACCAGACCAGACAGGGGTACAATGTGAAGAGTGTCTGAAGTGGAGGAAGCTCCCTGACCAGATTGACTCTACATTGTTACCAGAAAGCTGGTTTTGTCGTCTCTATCCCCTTCCCAGATACAG GGAGCTGGacggagagaggaagaggagattGTTATCGTCTGGGGAGAGTGTGGAACAGCAA TGCCAAGCTGTGtggcagaagcagaaagcaaagctggCGAGGTCTGCAGAGGAGAAGGCTGAACTGACAGAGAGTCTCAAGAATACAGAGATGCACTTAAGGGTGCTGAGGGAGGCACAGGTTTCCTGCAGAGGCCCAGAGAAAGAAGACCTGAAGAG GACACTGCTTCCCTGGTATCCATCACCCTGCTGTATAGGTAACTGGGTTGTAAGTGAGGATCCAGCTGTTGTGAGGAGGTGGAATCACCAGATGAATCCAAATAATTG TGTTGGGTCTGTAATGGAG ATCCGGGCTTTCACTACTGACTCTCCTCTTGGCTTTTGCCCTCTTGCCCACCGTGTTATAGAGAAACTTAAGAACCTGCTTATGAATGTGAGCTGGCTTCTCTCGTTCATCCTCACCCACTTGGAGCTCCAGGATATTAACTTCGAGTTGGATCAGGTAGATGAGATCTTGCAGACCATACTGGAGGAGACGAACCTCATGTTGGAGTAG
- the RBM41 gene encoding RNA-binding protein 41 isoform X2, producing the protein MRRVNSSLSSDEVLLEDLETEGERQLKSLLHHQLDTTASIEQCKSKRRCFAPAAFYKPFGEEAAGALTLSQFQALQESNKETASLRELGLSDSEILLWKNQASTGKGSGLGAAPEATQDRLHAIQEKMEERQRILALPQRFAGSKQLSRREMEIENALFQGTDRHSFLRALYHEDDTQKRVTDEKDPMVHLESVYQELLSKKWPEEVQPTKNDPCSCPSLAPQGPVAEESSLPDQEEQARSPSLPATRPHHSPPSLVVIKEPVEFVPEEEICKNRLSEEELQKIPRFSSYHPGDPNKVLYLKNLGPRVTVKDLVSLFARFQKEDSPPIQFRLLSGRMRGQAFITFPDIQSAQDAMLLVNGYNLQGKPLVIEFGKSKGHSTDADSAIPSSSAGENLPAK; encoded by the exons ATGCGGAG GGTCAATAGCAGCCTGTCCAGCGATGAGGTCCTCCTAGAAGACTTGGAGACGGAAGGAGAGAGGCAGCTGAAGAGCCTCCTTCACCACCAGCTCGATACCACCGCTTCCATCGAGCA GTGCAAGTCAAAGCGGAGATGCTTCGCCCCTGCAGCTTTTTACAAGCCTTTTGGAGAAGAGGCTGCGGGGGCTTTGACCTTGTCGCAGTTCCAGGCCCTGCAGGAGAGCAACAAAGAAACTGCCTCACTCCGGGAACTGGGGCTTTCCGACTCAGAGATCCTGCTCTGGAAGAACCAGGCTTCAACGGGGAAG GgctctgggctgggagcagccccggAGGCCACGCAGGACCGACTCCATGCCATCCAGGAGAAGATGGAAGAGCGTCAGCGCATACTCGCTCTGCCCCAGAGGTTTGCTGGCAGCAAGCAGCTGAGCCGGCGGGAGATGGAGATTGAAAATGCCCTCTTTCAGGGAACAGACCGCCACTCCTTCCTCCGTGCGCTCTACCACGAAG ATGACACTCAGAAGCGGGTAACAGATGAAAAGGACCCCATGGTTCACCTGGAGAGTGTCTACCAAGAGCTGCTGAGCAAGAAGTGGCCTGAAGAAGTCCAGCCTACCAAGAATGACCCATGCTCGTGCCCTTCCCTGGCCCCTCAGGGGCCTGTGGCTGAGGAGTCATCGCTTCCAGACCAGGAAGAACAGGCAAGAAGTCCCAGTCTTCCTGCAACAAGGCCCCACCATTCCCCTCCAAGTCTTGTGGTTATCAAAGAGCCTGTGGAGTTTGTCCCAGAAGAGGAGATCTGCAAAAACCGTCTCTCAGAGGAAGAACTCCAGAAAATACCCAGGTTCTCCTCCTACCATCCTGGGGATCCCAACAAG GTGCTGTATTTGAAGAATCTGGGCCCTCGAGTGACAGTGAAGGACCTAGTGTCCTTGTTTGCTCGGTTCCAGAAGGAGGACAGCCCACCGATCCAGTTCCGCCTCCTGAGTGGTCGGATGAGGGGTCAGGCTTTCATCACCTTCCCTG ATATTCAGTCAGCCCAGGATGCCATGCTGTTGGTGAATGGGTACAATCTGCAGGGGAAGCCGCTGGTGATTGAATTTGGGAAGAGCAAGGGGCATTCAACAGACGCTGACTCTgccatcccctcctcctctgctggagAGAACCTCCCTGCCAAGTAA
- the LOC128153931 gene encoding nuclear pore glycoprotein p62-like isoform X1, translating to MNQFSFGSGAAGGGFTLGTPKTAATTATTGFSFSTAAASGGFSFGSAAQAPAGSQPAGLFSFSRPGAAAQPASFSFGTPATATATPAANVFPLGANAPKLNFGGSTATQATGITGGFGFGSSVPTSVPSSQAAAPSGFVFGSAGTAATTAATTAQSGTTGGFTFSSGTTTQAGTASFNIGTAAPQAAPTGLTFGTAPAAAATTAATLGAAAQPTTPFSLGGQSSGLNFGSLPSTAATSAPTATLTASTSQGPALSFGTKLGVPSTAATTASTTTTSILGSTGPTLFASIASSSAPTSSTTTGLSLGAPSTGTASLGTLGFGLKAPGTTAAATSTATSTTSASGFALNLKPLTTTGAIGAVTATAAITSTTATSAPPVMTYAQLESLINKWSLELEDQEKHFLHQATQVNAWDRMLIENGEKITSLHREVEKVKLDQKRLDQELDFILSQQKELEDLLTPLEESVKEQSGTIYLQHADEERERTYKLAENIDAQLKHMAQDLKDITEHLNTSRGPADTSDPLQQICKILNAHMDSLQWIDQNSGKLVRVYVFNVIIPPATTEKPHPAVLQRKVEEVTKVCESRRKEQERSFRITFD from the exons ATGAACCAGTTCAGCTTCGGGTcgggcgcggcgggaggcggcttCACTCTGGGCACGCCGAAGACGGCCGCCACCACGGCCACGACCGGCTTCTCCTTCTCCACGGCCGCCGCCTCGGGGGGCTTCAGCTTCGGGAGCGCGGCCCAGGCGCCTGCCGGCAGCCAGCCCGCCGGGCTCTTCTCCTTCAGCAGGCCGGGCGCCGCCGCGCAGCCGGCCAGCTTCAGCTTCGGGACGCCGGCCACGGCCACCGCGACTCCGGCAGCAAACGTGTTCCCGCTGGG gGCAAATGCACCAAAGTTAAACTTTGGAGGCAGTACTGCAACTCAAGCTACTGGAATCACAGGGGGCTTTGGATTTGGTAGCTCTGTACCAACCAGCGTGCCCTCAAGTCAAGCAGCAGCCCCTTCTGGCTTTGTGTTTGGATCTGCTGgcaccgccgccaccaccgccgccaccaccgctCAGTCTGGGACGACCGGAGGGTTTACTTTTTCCAGTGGTACCACAACTCAGGCCGGGACAGCCAGCTTCAACATCGGCACTGCAGCTCCGCAAGCAGCGCCCACAGGGTTGACCTTTGGAACAgcacctgcagctgctgccaccactgctgccaccttaggagctgcagcccagccaaCAACCCCCTTCAGCCTTGGGGGGCAGTCCTCAG GTCTAAACTTTGGGTCGTTGCCGTCAACAGCAGCCACTAGTGCACCCACAGCAACGCTGACCGCTAGTACCAGCCAGGGACCCGCTCTGTCCTTTGGAACCAAACTTGGAG TACCATCCACAGCTGCTACAACTGCCTCTACCACCACAACCTCCATTCTTGGTTCAACGGGGCCTACGTTGTTTGCGTCTATAGCGAGTTCTTCAGCACCGACGTCGTCTACCACCACGGGCCTCTCGC TTGGTGCCCCTTCCACTGGGACAGCCAGTCTTGGAACGCTTGGGTTTGGATTAAAAGCTCCTGGAACAACAGCTGCCGCAACAAGCACTGCCACTA GCACTACTTCTGCTTCTGGCTTTGCTTTGAATCTTAAGCCATTAACTACAACTGGTGCGATTGGAGCTGTGACTGCTACAGCTGCCATAACCTCAACCACCGCCACCAG TGCGCCTCCAGTGATGACTTATGCCCAGCTGGAGAGTTTGATAAACAAGTGGAGTCTGGAACTGGAGGACCAAGAGAAACACTTTCTCCATCAAGCTACGCAAGTTAATGCCTGGGATCGGATGCTGATAGAGAATGGAGAGAAG ATTACTTCATTACACAGAGAAGTAGAGAAAGTGAAGCTTGATCAGAAGAG acTGGATCAGGAACTAGACTTCATTCTGTCACAGCAGAAGGAGCTTGAAGACTTGTTGACCCCTCTGGAGGAGTCTGTGAAGGAACAGAGCGGGACTATCTACTTGCAGCATGCAGATGAAGAACGGGAGAGGAC CTATAAACTGGCTGAAAACATAGATGCTCAGTTGAAGCACATGGCACAAGATCTGAAGGACATCACTGAGCACTTGAATACATCAAGAGGCCCAGCAGATACAAGTGACCCG CTTCAGCAGATCTGTAAAATTTTGAATGCGCACATGGATTCGCTGCAGTGGATTGACCAGAACTCAG GAAAATTGGTGAGGGTGTATGTGTTTAATGTTATCATCCCGCCCGCCACAACAGAAAAGCCACATCCAG CCGTGTTGCAGAGAAAGGTAGAAGAGGTGACAAAGGTTTGCGAGAGCCGCCGCAAGGAGCAAGAGCGCAGTTTTCGGATCACATTTGATTGA
- the LOC128153931 gene encoding nuclear pore glycoprotein p62-like isoform X2, producing MNQFSFGSGAAGGGFTLGTPKTAATTATTGFSFSTAAASGGFSFGSAAQAPAGSQPAGLFSFSRPGAAAQPASFSFGTPATATATPAANVFPLGANAPKLNFGGSTATQATGITGGFGFGSSVPTSVPSSQAAAPSGFVFGSAGTAATTAATTAQSGTTGGFTFSSGTTTQAGTASFNIGTAAPQAAPTGLTFGTAPAAAATTAATLGAAAQPTTPFSLGGQSSGLNFGSLPSTAATSAPTATLTASTSQGPALSFGTKLGVPSTAATTASTTTTSILGSTGPTLFASIASSSAPTSSTTTGLSLGAPSTGTASLGTLGFGLKAPGTTAAATSTATSTTSASGFALNLKPLTTTGAIGAVTATAAITSTTATSAPPVMTYAQLESLINKWSLELEDQEKHFLHQATQVNAWDRMLIENGEKITSLHREVEKVKLDQKRLDQELDFILSQQKELEDLLTPLEESVKEQSGTIYLQHADEERERTYKLAENIDAQLKHMAQDLKDITEHLNTSRGPADTSDPLQQICKILNAHMDSLQWIDQNSAVLQRKVEEVTKVCESRRKEQERSFRITFD from the exons ATGAACCAGTTCAGCTTCGGGTcgggcgcggcgggaggcggcttCACTCTGGGCACGCCGAAGACGGCCGCCACCACGGCCACGACCGGCTTCTCCTTCTCCACGGCCGCCGCCTCGGGGGGCTTCAGCTTCGGGAGCGCGGCCCAGGCGCCTGCCGGCAGCCAGCCCGCCGGGCTCTTCTCCTTCAGCAGGCCGGGCGCCGCCGCGCAGCCGGCCAGCTTCAGCTTCGGGACGCCGGCCACGGCCACCGCGACTCCGGCAGCAAACGTGTTCCCGCTGGG gGCAAATGCACCAAAGTTAAACTTTGGAGGCAGTACTGCAACTCAAGCTACTGGAATCACAGGGGGCTTTGGATTTGGTAGCTCTGTACCAACCAGCGTGCCCTCAAGTCAAGCAGCAGCCCCTTCTGGCTTTGTGTTTGGATCTGCTGgcaccgccgccaccaccgccgccaccaccgctCAGTCTGGGACGACCGGAGGGTTTACTTTTTCCAGTGGTACCACAACTCAGGCCGGGACAGCCAGCTTCAACATCGGCACTGCAGCTCCGCAAGCAGCGCCCACAGGGTTGACCTTTGGAACAgcacctgcagctgctgccaccactgctgccaccttaggagctgcagcccagccaaCAACCCCCTTCAGCCTTGGGGGGCAGTCCTCAG GTCTAAACTTTGGGTCGTTGCCGTCAACAGCAGCCACTAGTGCACCCACAGCAACGCTGACCGCTAGTACCAGCCAGGGACCCGCTCTGTCCTTTGGAACCAAACTTGGAG TACCATCCACAGCTGCTACAACTGCCTCTACCACCACAACCTCCATTCTTGGTTCAACGGGGCCTACGTTGTTTGCGTCTATAGCGAGTTCTTCAGCACCGACGTCGTCTACCACCACGGGCCTCTCGC TTGGTGCCCCTTCCACTGGGACAGCCAGTCTTGGAACGCTTGGGTTTGGATTAAAAGCTCCTGGAACAACAGCTGCCGCAACAAGCACTGCCACTA GCACTACTTCTGCTTCTGGCTTTGCTTTGAATCTTAAGCCATTAACTACAACTGGTGCGATTGGAGCTGTGACTGCTACAGCTGCCATAACCTCAACCACCGCCACCAG TGCGCCTCCAGTGATGACTTATGCCCAGCTGGAGAGTTTGATAAACAAGTGGAGTCTGGAACTGGAGGACCAAGAGAAACACTTTCTCCATCAAGCTACGCAAGTTAATGCCTGGGATCGGATGCTGATAGAGAATGGAGAGAAG ATTACTTCATTACACAGAGAAGTAGAGAAAGTGAAGCTTGATCAGAAGAG acTGGATCAGGAACTAGACTTCATTCTGTCACAGCAGAAGGAGCTTGAAGACTTGTTGACCCCTCTGGAGGAGTCTGTGAAGGAACAGAGCGGGACTATCTACTTGCAGCATGCAGATGAAGAACGGGAGAGGAC CTATAAACTGGCTGAAAACATAGATGCTCAGTTGAAGCACATGGCACAAGATCTGAAGGACATCACTGAGCACTTGAATACATCAAGAGGCCCAGCAGATACAAGTGACCCG CTTCAGCAGATCTGTAAAATTTTGAATGCGCACATGGATTCGCTGCAGTGGATTGACCAGAACTCAG CCGTGTTGCAGAGAAAGGTAGAAGAGGTGACAAAGGTTTGCGAGAGCCGCCGCAAGGAGCAAGAGCGCAGTTTTCGGATCACATTTGATTGA